In Polynucleobacter sp. es-EL-1, the following are encoded in one genomic region:
- a CDS encoding U32 family peptidase has product MTKIPELLAPAGSLNMLRTAFDFGADAIYAGQPRYSLRVRNNDFGKMETLKEGIDTAHALGKKFYLVSNLLPHGGKTRTYINDMDPVVALKPDAMIMSDPGLIMMAREAWPDMPIHLSVQANTVNGASAKFWRSVGISRVILSRELSFDEIEEVRQDCPEMELEVFVHGALCIAYSGRCLLSGYMSHRDSNQGACTNACRWDYKVKPGQQNTSGDVVLLQEARRPDDLMPMEEDEHGTYIMNSKDLRAIEHIERLTKMGVDSFKIEGRTKSPYYVSRTCQAYRTAIDDAVAGRPMNMSLIGNLEGLANRGYTDGFYERHHDKEYQLYMRGHSLSGRSLYVGETLEMDEASGRIKVDVKNRFSVGDTLEIIEPEGNQDITLEAMWNLKGEPIDVAPGSGHFVWIKLPMKGKRAFIARYTQDPAPVEAASSCNSCQ; this is encoded by the coding sequence ATGACCAAGATCCCAGAACTTTTAGCCCCTGCCGGCAGCCTCAATATGTTACGCACCGCTTTTGACTTTGGTGCGGATGCTATTTATGCCGGACAGCCACGTTATTCACTCCGCGTGCGCAATAACGACTTTGGAAAAATGGAGACCCTCAAAGAAGGGATTGATACCGCGCATGCTTTGGGTAAAAAGTTTTATTTAGTTTCTAACTTGTTGCCTCATGGCGGCAAGACGCGCACCTATATTAACGATATGGATCCTGTAGTTGCTTTGAAGCCTGATGCCATGATCATGTCTGATCCAGGACTCATCATGATGGCTAGAGAAGCTTGGCCTGATATGCCGATTCACTTGTCGGTTCAGGCTAATACCGTGAATGGCGCCTCTGCGAAATTTTGGCGCTCAGTAGGTATTAGCCGTGTGATTCTATCTCGTGAGCTCTCGTTTGATGAGATTGAAGAAGTGCGTCAAGATTGCCCCGAAATGGAATTGGAAGTATTTGTACACGGCGCTTTGTGCATCGCCTACTCTGGTCGCTGTTTGCTCTCAGGCTATATGTCCCATAGAGACTCCAATCAAGGCGCTTGTACGAATGCTTGTCGCTGGGACTACAAGGTCAAGCCGGGGCAACAAAATACCAGTGGTGATGTAGTACTTCTGCAAGAAGCGCGTCGTCCAGATGATTTAATGCCCATGGAAGAAGATGAGCATGGCACCTACATTATGAACTCGAAAGATCTGCGTGCGATTGAACATATTGAACGCCTCACTAAAATGGGCGTGGACTCTTTTAAGATTGAAGGTCGCACCAAATCACCCTACTACGTCTCACGCACTTGTCAGGCATACCGCACTGCCATTGATGATGCGGTAGCTGGAAGACCAATGAATATGTCCCTCATTGGCAATTTAGAGGGTCTAGCCAATCGCGGTTACACCGATGGTTTTTATGAACGCCATCATGACAAAGAGTATCAACTCTATATGCGAGGTCACTCACTCTCTGGCAGAAGTCTTTATGTTGGTGAAACTCTCGAGATGGATGAAGCTTCCGGCCGAATCAAAGTAGACGTCAAGAATCGTTTTTCTGTAGGCGATACATTAGAAATCATTGAGCCGGAGGGTAATCAAGATATTACGCTTGAAGCCATGTGGAATCTCAAGGGCGAGCCGATTGATGTGGCGCCTGGATCTGGACACTTTGTTTGGATTAAGCTTCCAATGAAGGGAAAGCGCGCTTTTATCGCTCGCTATACGCAAGATCCTGCTCCAGTAGAAGCGGCCTCCTCTTGCAATAGTTGCCAATAA